Below is a window of Deinococcus apachensis DSM 19763 DNA.
GCGGCTCAGCATGACCATGTCGATACAGGGCTCAAAAAGATTGCCCTCCTTTGCCGAGGAGCCATTGTTCTTCGTCAGGCTCAAAGCCTGGGGTGTCCCCGCTCCCCCCGGGTAGACTCCTCCCCATGTCGGGCTTCGGGCTGGTGCTGGGCGGGGGCGGCGCGCGCGGGCTGGCGCATCTGGGCGTGTGGACGGTGCTGGAGGAGGCGGAGTTGCGCCCGCAGGTGCTGGCAGGTACCAGCATGGGCGGGCTGATCGGCGCCTTTATCGCGGCTGGGGCGAGCGCGGCGGAGTTGCGCCGGGTGTCGGAGACGGTGTCGTGGCGGCGGCTGATCGACTGGCGCCTCGGCACGGGCCTGTTGCGAGCGAGCTCCTTCGAGGCCTGGCTGGCGTCGCACCTGCCCCCCACCTTCGAGGAGCTGCGGCTGCCCCTCGCGGTCACCGCGACGGACGTGCTCACCGGGCGCCAGGTGTACCTGCGCTCCGGGGACCTGTACACCGCGCTGCGGGCCACGACGGCCTATCCGGGCGCCATAGACCCGGTGCCCCTGGACGACATGCTGCTCGCTGACGGCGGCATCCTGAATCAGGTGCCGGTGGACGCCGCGCTCTTTCTCGGCGTGCGGAGGGTCGCGGCGGTGGACGTGACCTCGCCCCGGCCCCTCGAACTGCCCGAGCGGCGCAGGCGCTGGGGACATGGCCCACCCCTGGGCGCCGTGCAGTCGCTGCGGCGGGCGGTGGATATCATGCAGGCGCAACTGACCGACGCGCGGCTGAGCCTGTACCGGCCAGATGTGCTGCTGCGCCCGGAACTGGAGGGAATCGACCTCCAGAGCTTCCGGCGCGGCGTGCAGGCCATGGCGGCGGGCGAGGCGGCGGCGCGGGCGGAACTGACGCGGCTGCACGCGCTGGCGTCCTGACGGAATTGGTGGGGGCAGGAGGCACGGGGCAGGCCGCCGTCCGCTATCCTGCGCGGCGGACAAGGAGTTGCATGACAAGACTGAATAAGGCGCCCCCGGGACCGCTCGGGAAGCTGTGGAAGGAAGTGCTGGAGCCCATCGTGTTCGCGGTGGTGATCACCCAGTTCGTGGCGACGCTCGTCGGCGTGGACGGTGTGAGCATGATGCCCAACCTGCGCGACCACGAGCGGGTCTTCGTGCCGAAGTACGAGACATGGCTGCACAAGGCGGGCGTCGGAAACTTTCAGCGGGGCGACATCCTGATTTTCAAACCCCCGCGCGAGGCGGCGGCGCAGGCCCCCAACCTCACCAAGAGTGCCTTTGGGCTGTGGAACTACCGCCCCTTCCTGATCAAGCGCCTGATCGGGCTGCCCGGCGACCGCGTCAAGGTCGAGGAGGGCGAGGTCTATGTGAACGGCGTGCGGCTCGACGAGGGCTGGACGACCGACTACTGGCGCGAGCAGGGCTGCTGGGACACCCAGAGTGACCTCGCCAACAACGCCGCCTCCTCCGGGATAGGCGTCCTGCCGGACCAGCCCGAGATCACCGTGCCCGCCGGACACTATTTCGTGATGGGCGACAACCGCACGGCGGGCGGCTCCGAGGACTCGCGGCTCTTCGGGCCGGTGCCCCTGCGCGACATCGCGGGGCGGGCAGCGGCGGTCATCTGGCCAATCATGCGGAAGCAGAGCGCCCGCTACGACTGCTCGGCCGGAAACGTAGCGGACTTCAGCGGCCCGAACGTGCTGAACTGGCGCGTCTTGGAGCGGCCCGAGGCCTTCACCACGCTGAAGACGGCGCTGGCAAAGGAAGGCCTGCTGAACCCGCAGAAGTAAGCGCCGGGCAAAAGGGCATCGGCATAGATTCGCGCTGCCGATGCCCTTCGCTTTTCTGACCTTCTGGAGCCCGGGAAAGAAGAGCGCTGTCATGCTGGGTGAAACGAGGCATCGTCTCGTCTCGCGCTCAGGGTGACACAGCTTCTTCCAGGCCTTGCTTTTGCACCCCTCCCCTGCGGAGTCAGGCTTCCTCCCCGTCCTCCTCTTCCTCCCCGCCCAGAACGGAGATTTCCGTCTCCTCCCAAACGATCCGGTACTCGCCCTCGCGGGCGATGAAGTCGGCGGCCATCCGCAGCGTCTCCTCCACCCAGCCGTAGTCGTTGCTGAGGGTGGCGACGCCGATGACCTCCCAGTCGTGGGCGTCGAGGCCGTCGAGCCGCGCCACGGTCAGGGGATAGCGGGCCTTGAGGCGCTCGACGACGGGGCGCACCAGGGCGCGTTTCTCCTTGAGGTTGGTCACCCACGGCATCTCGACCCGGACGGTCAGGACGCCGACGTAGCCCAGGGCCACGGGGGGCTAGAGCATGCCCGCCAGGAAGCCCTGCGAGCGCACGGCGCGCACGAGGTCCATGACGGTGTGCTGGCTGGGGTCGTAGTGGACTTCGATCTGGCCCTCGTCGGGCGTGGCCTGGGCGACGCCGGGCAGGGTCCTGAGGTGGGCGGCGACGCGGTCCCCGGCGTCACGGGTCATGCCGCGCACGCCGAGCAGCACGCGGGTAGGCTTGCTCGTCATGGCGGCCATTATGCCCGTCCTTCCATCCCGGCGCGTGAACTTTCCGCCAGGGGCTCACCCGGCGCCGTCGTCGCCCGTGTGCCGAGGTGACACACGGCGTAGCGGCCAGTGACGCGGGCCTCCTCCGACTGAGCCGCCGTTTCCAATGCCGGGGTGAGAGGAAAATGCACCTCGTACACGGCGCTGTCGTAGGCGCTCTTGACGGCCGCGTGGAGCAGGCCCACCGCGGTGCCCTCCGGGGCGTCCGGCGAAAGGATCACGGCCCGGACGAGGACGATGGGTCGGTCCCCCTGCCACACGTGCTGGGCGAGGATGACGCCCTGCAAGGTCCCCGAATCGTCCTGCGCCACGAAGGAATGTTCGCTGCGCTCGTAGAACTTCAGGGCGGGGAGACTGGTGCACAACCTCCCCTCGCGCTCGCGGTCGGGCAGGCTGTCGAAGGCGGGGTCCGTGTGTCGCTGCGCGGCGAGGTCAAGGGCTGCCAAGGCCTCGTAGTCAGGTTCGGCGAAGGTGCGATACCGCATGGGGGCAGCCTAGCGTCCGGGGTGGAGATATTCCTCGATCTCCGCTCGGTTCGGCATGGCGTCCTGTGCGCCGGGGCGGGTGCAGGCGAGGGCGGCGGCGACTCCGGCGGCGTGTAGGGCTTCGGGGAGGGCTTGACCGGAGGCCAGCCAGGCGACCAGGACGCCGCAGAAGGTATCTCCCGCCCCCGTGGTGTCCACCGGGGTCACGGGGTAGGCGGGCAGGCGATAGGTGTTCTCCTCCGTCACGGTCAGGCTGCCCCGCGAGCCGAGCGTGACGGTGATGGCCTGTGGACCACGGGCAAGGAGGGTGCGGGCCTGCGCCTCCACATCCTGTCCATCGGCGCCGCCGAGGAAGACAGCCAGCTCGTGCTCGTTCACGATCAGGTGGTGTGTCCGGGCGAGCAGTTCGGGACCGGGCTCACGGGCGGGCGCCGCGTTGTGCAGCACGGTCAGTCCTGCATTGTGGGCGCGGCGGGCCGCCTCACGGGTGACCTCGGGCGGGAGTTCGTTCTGGAGGAGCAGGTGTGTGAAGCCCCTCAGGTCGGCGGGCAGGTGCGCGGGCAGGACATGGGCATTCGCCCCGCTGGCAACGGTGATCGCGTTCTCGCCGTCCGGGGAGACGGTGATGAGCGCGAGGCCGGTGGGGGCGCCGAGGTCGTGCAGGTGGGAAAGGTTCACCCCGGCGTGAGTCAGACCGGACAGGGCGACCTCCCGAAAGGAATCCTGTCCGACAGCCCCGCAAAGGCTCACGGATATCCCGGCGAGCGCCGCCGCGACCGCCTGATTCGCCCCCTTGCCCCCCGGGGACACGCGGGCCTCCTCCCCGAGTACCGTCTCGCCCGGCGCGGGAATGCGGGAGGCGCGCACCGTCACGTCGGCATTCACGCTGCCCACCACGAGGACGGTCATGCGTTCGCTTCCTCTTCCACACCCTCCGTTTCCACCGGATACCTCTGCCTCCACAGCGCCCAGCCCTCCTCGGGAAAGGCGCGTTTGGCCTCGGGGGCAAAGAGGCGGGCGCCCTCCTTCTCCAGCTCGGGGTCGGGGCAGGGCACTACATCCGTGTCCTGCATGGCGGGGTGATCACTCCACTTGATCAGGCGGCCCGAACCGCCCCAGGGGTCGTCTGTGGCCCAGACGACGCGCCCGACCCCGAGCAGCGCACTCGCGCCCCCGCACATCAGGCAGGGTTCCAGGCTGGTGTAGAGGGTCAGCGTCTCGGCCTCCTTCACCTTGCCGACCGCGAAGAACACGTCCATCTCGGCGTGGGCGACGCTGGCGGCCCCCACGTGTTCGGGGGTCTGGGCCTCGCCCACCCGGTTGCGGCCCCGAGCGACCACCTCGCCCTGCGCGTTGACCAGGACGGCGCCGACGGGAGCACTCCCCGCCTCCTGCGATTCGCGGGCCAGGCGCAGGGCTTCCTGAAGGTGGGGACGGTGGGCCGCCGGGTCGAGCGGGGAGAGAGGCATGGGGCAGTCTGACACGCCCCCCGCGCGTCCCCGGATGAGGCGGCCCCCAGCCCTCCACCCGGGGACATTGCGAGGCTCTTCATGGTAAGCGAACACCCATTGCGCTTATACTGAGTTCAATTTCAACCCGGCCCCTTTCACCGCTCGCCCGAGCAGGCGGGGCCAAGGAGTGTGAGGAGCGGCATGAAGCGACCCTGGCTGGATCATTACGAGGAAGGCGTTCCCCGCGCCTGGACCCCCAGCAACGACGTGCTGCCGGACCTGCTGCGCCGCACCGCCGAGGCCTTTCCTGACCGCGTCGCGCTGAGCTTTCTGGGCGCGACGACCACCTACCGCGAGCTGTGGCAGGACGTGGGGCACTTCGCCGCCGCCCTCCAGAGGCTCGGCGTGCGGCCCAGCGAGCGGGTCAGCATCATGCTGCCCAACTGCCCGCAATTCGTAGTTGCCTTCTACGGGGCGCTGCTGGCTGGGGCGACCGTGGTGAACACCAGCCCGCTGTATGTGGCGAGTGAGCTGGAGCACCAGCTCCGGGACAGCGGGAGCGAGACGCTGATCCTGCTCGACGCCTTCTACCCCCGGTACAGCGCCGTCGCCAGCAGGGTGCCGGTCCAGCGCGTGATCGTAACGGGCATCCAGGACGCGCTGCCCTTTCCCAAGAGCGTGCTGTACCCGCTCAAGGCGCGGCGGGAGGGCAACTGGGTAAACGTGCGGGCGGGGGGCTCGGTCTACGCCTTTCGGAGCCTCCTGCGCTCGCCGTCCGCCACCCCCCGGGCCGTCACGCTACGCCCGGATGACGTGGCGTTGCTGCAATACACGGGCGGCACGACCGGCGTGCCCAAGGGCGCGATGCTCACGCACGGCAACCTCGTGGCAAATGCCGAGCAGGCGCGAGCCTGGATGACCGACCTGCGGCCCGGGCAGGAGGTGACCCTGGCCGCCATTCCGTTCTTCCACGTGTACGGCATGACGGTCGCCATGAACCTCAGCGTGCTGATCGGGGCGACCATCGCACTCGTGCCCAATGCGCGCGACACCCGGATGGTGCTCTCGCAGATCGTGGCGAGCGGGGCGACCCTCTTTCCCGGGGTGCCCACGCTGTACAACGCGATCAACAACCACCCCGACACGCCCAACTTCGACCTCACCACCATCCGGGCCTGCATCAGCGGGAGCGCGCCCCTGCCGCTAGAGACGGCCCGCCAGTTCCGGCAGACCACGGGCGGCGCGAACCTCGTCGAGGGGTACGGCCTGACGGAGGCCAGCCCGATCACCCACGTCAACCCGATCTACGGCGAGCAGCGCGAGGGCAGCATCGGCCTGCCCCTGCCCGGCGTGGACGCCCTGGTGGTCGGCGAGGACGGCCAGCCCGTCCCCGAGGGTGAGGTTGGCGAGCTGTGGGTCTCCGGCCCGAACGTGATGAAAGGCTACTGGAACCGGCCTGATGAGACCACGAAGGTGCTGCGCGAGGCACACGGCCAGACCTGGCTGCTGACGGGCGACATGGCCGTGACCGACGAGGCGGGCTACTTCCGCATCGTGGACCGCAAGAAAGACCTCATCATCGCCGGGGGGTACAACATCTACCCGCGCGAGGTGGAGGAGGTGCTCTACGCCCATTCCGCCGTGCTGGAGGCCGCCGCCGTGGGTGTGCCCGACCCCTACCGCGGCGAGAGCGTCCACGCGGTCGTCGCCCTGAAGCCCGGAATGAAGGCGACGGAGGCGGACATCATCGCCCACTGCCGCCTCCACCTCAGCCCCTACAAGGTGCCGCGCAGCGTCGAGTTTCGCGCTGAGCTGCCCAAGACGGCGGCCCTCAAGGTGCTCCGGCGCCAGCTCGCCGAGGAGGCACGGGCCGCGCGACAGGTCCAGGCGGCGGGCTGAGGGCTGCTCCCTCGGTGATGCACGCACCTCTTTCGCGGAAGAAAGGCACGACGAGGACGGGGTTTTCTCCCTCTCCCCATGTGGGAGATGGCCGGGGTGTGGGGCATGTGACCAGCGCCACCTGCTTCTCCCACAAGGGGGGATAGACATCCTGACTCGCCGCCCACGCCCGGCCCGTTTGCCCCCTCTGCACGCAGCTCTGCGGGTCCCAGCCTCCCCTTACGGGGGAGGGGCTTTTTTTGCCGCCTGACACGCCTTCTGTTCCACATGGGAAATCCCCACCCACCAACCGGCCCACCTTCCCACCTTGCGCCGAAGACTTCTCATGGTCTTCCCAGTGAGGGGGAATGCCACCAGAGTGACGGGTGCCCTATCATGTGCCTTATGGCGTATACCATCCTCGTCGCGGACGACGAACCGGCCATCCGGTCTATGCTGGAGGTCATTCTGTCAGCGGACGGGCACGAAATCGTGGCGGTGTCAGACGGCAAGGCGGCGCTCGATTATCTACGGGAGAATACCCCCGACGCGATGCTGCTGGACGTGCAGATGCCGCAGATGGACGGCTTCGAAATCTGCTCGCGGGTCAAGCGCGTCAAGCGGCTGGGCAAGGCTCCCGTGCTGCTCCTCACCGCCCTCGACGACGATCAGACCCGCGACCACGCCCGACTGGTCGGTGCCGATGACCTGGTGTACAAACCGCTGAGTGGGAAGAACCTGCGCCAGCGCGTGAGTCAGCTCATCCAGGCGCGGCGCCGCTGAGCCCCAAGGAGAACCGACGTGTTTCTGAGGTTTTTGAAATTCACCAGCTCGCTGCTGCTGGCGGGAGGCGTGGCCGCCGCCGGAGTGGGGGCGACCTACGTCACCAAGTGGACCCGGGAACTGCCCGACTACCGCCAGCTCGACAACCTGAGCCTGGGGGCCGAGACCCGAGTCTACGCCCGCGACGGCTCCCCTATGGGCACCTTGATTCCCAAGATCGGCGAGCAGGCGATCAGCCGCACCCTCGTCCGGCTTGACGAGATCAGCCCCTTCATGACGGCGGCGCTGATCGCCAACGAGGACCGCCGCTTCTTCGAGCATTACGGCCTGGACCCCTACGGCATCGGGCGGCAGCTTCGCCGGGTCGCGCAGGGCGAGGACGTGCAGGGCGGCTCGACCCTGACGAACCAGCTCATCAAGAACACACTGCTGCTCGACGAGTACAAGCAGGCCCGCACCCCCGACCGCAAGATCAAGGAATGGCTGCTCTCGGTGCAGGTCGAGCGCGCCTTTACCAAGGACGAGATCCTGCGCGACTACCTCAACGCGATCTACTGGGGTGACGGCGGGCCGGTGGAACTTTACGGCATCTACTCGGCCGCGCAGGCGTACTTCCGCAAGACGCCCAAGCAACTCGACCTCGCCGAGAGCGCGTACCTCACCGTGCTGGTACCCAGCCCCAACCGCTACTTCGACTACAAGGCGATGCGGCCCCTGATGAAGGTGCTGTTCACGCGCATGGTCGAGGACAAGTGGATCACCCAGGCGCAGGCGGACGCCGCCTGGAAGGAAAAGCTCCAGCCGCGCGGCTGGCAGGTCACCTATGACGCGCAGGGCAACGTGACGAGCGCGAAGCTGGTGGACCGCAGCGCCA
It encodes the following:
- a CDS encoding heavy-metal-associated domain-containing protein is translated as MAAMTSKPTRVLLGVRGMTRDAGDRVAAHLRTLPGVAQATPDEGQIEVHYDPSQHTVMDLVRAVRSQGFLAGML
- a CDS encoding DUF503 domain-containing protein, with translation MALGYVGVLTVRVEMPWVTNLKEKRALVRPVVERLKARYPLTVARLDGLDAHDWEVIGVATLSNDYGWVEETLRMAADFIAREGEYRIVWEETEISVLGGEEEEDGEEA
- a CDS encoding nucleoside deaminase, with amino-acid sequence MPLSPLDPAAHRPHLQEALRLARESQEAGSAPVGAVLVNAQGEVVARGRNRVGEAQTPEHVGAASVAHAEMDVFFAVGKVKEAETLTLYTSLEPCLMCGGASALLGVGRVVWATDDPWGGSGRLIKWSDHPAMQDTDVVPCPDPELEKEGARLFAPEAKRAFPEEGWALWRQRYPVETEGVEEEANA
- the lepB gene encoding signal peptidase I, translating into MTRLNKAPPGPLGKLWKEVLEPIVFAVVITQFVATLVGVDGVSMMPNLRDHERVFVPKYETWLHKAGVGNFQRGDILIFKPPREAAAQAPNLTKSAFGLWNYRPFLIKRLIGLPGDRVKVEEGEVYVNGVRLDEGWTTDYWREQGCWDTQSDLANNAASSGIGVLPDQPEITVPAGHYFVMGDNRTAGGSEDSRLFGPVPLRDIAGRAAAVIWPIMRKQSARYDCSAGNVADFSGPNVLNWRVLERPEAFTTLKTALAKEGLLNPQK
- a CDS encoding DUF1999 domain-containing protein encodes the protein MRYRTFAEPDYEALAALDLAAQRHTDPAFDSLPDREREGRLCTSLPALKFYERSEHSFVAQDDSGTLQGVILAQHVWQGDRPIVLVRAVILSPDAPEGTAVGLLHAAVKSAYDSAVYEVHFPLTPALETAAQSEEARVTGRYAVCHLGTRATTAPGEPLAESSRAGMEGRA
- a CDS encoding long-chain-fatty-acid--CoA ligase produces the protein MKRPWLDHYEEGVPRAWTPSNDVLPDLLRRTAEAFPDRVALSFLGATTTYRELWQDVGHFAAALQRLGVRPSERVSIMLPNCPQFVVAFYGALLAGATVVNTSPLYVASELEHQLRDSGSETLILLDAFYPRYSAVASRVPVQRVIVTGIQDALPFPKSVLYPLKARREGNWVNVRAGGSVYAFRSLLRSPSATPRAVTLRPDDVALLQYTGGTTGVPKGAMLTHGNLVANAEQARAWMTDLRPGQEVTLAAIPFFHVYGMTVAMNLSVLIGATIALVPNARDTRMVLSQIVASGATLFPGVPTLYNAINNHPDTPNFDLTTIRACISGSAPLPLETARQFRQTTGGANLVEGYGLTEASPITHVNPIYGEQREGSIGLPLPGVDALVVGEDGQPVPEGEVGELWVSGPNVMKGYWNRPDETTKVLREAHGQTWLLTGDMAVTDEAGYFRIVDRKKDLIIAGGYNIYPREVEEVLYAHSAVLEAAAVGVPDPYRGESVHAVVALKPGMKATEADIIAHCRLHLSPYKVPRSVEFRAELPKTAALKVLRRQLAEEARAARQVQAAG
- a CDS encoding patatin-like phospholipase family protein; the protein is MSGFGLVLGGGGARGLAHLGVWTVLEEAELRPQVLAGTSMGGLIGAFIAAGASAAELRRVSETVSWRRLIDWRLGTGLLRASSFEAWLASHLPPTFEELRLPLAVTATDVLTGRQVYLRSGDLYTALRATTAYPGAIDPVPLDDMLLADGGILNQVPVDAALFLGVRRVAAVDVTSPRPLELPERRRRWGHGPPLGAVQSLRRAVDIMQAQLTDARLSLYRPDVLLRPELEGIDLQSFRRGVQAMAAGEAAARAELTRLHALAS
- a CDS encoding ribokinase encodes the protein MTVLVVGSVNADVTVRASRIPAPGETVLGEEARVSPGGKGANQAVAAALAGISVSLCGAVGQDSFREVALSGLTHAGVNLSHLHDLGAPTGLALITVSPDGENAITVASGANAHVLPAHLPADLRGFTHLLLQNELPPEVTREAARRAHNAGLTVLHNAAPAREPGPELLARTHHLIVNEHELAVFLGGADGQDVEAQARTLLARGPQAITVTLGSRGSLTVTEENTYRLPAYPVTPVDTTGAGDTFCGVLVAWLASGQALPEALHAAGVAAALACTRPGAQDAMPNRAEIEEYLHPGR
- a CDS encoding response regulator; its protein translation is MCLMAYTILVADDEPAIRSMLEVILSADGHEIVAVSDGKAALDYLRENTPDAMLLDVQMPQMDGFEICSRVKRVKRLGKAPVLLLTALDDDQTRDHARLVGADDLVYKPLSGKNLRQRVSQLIQARRR